In Porites lutea chromosome 7, jaPorLute2.1, whole genome shotgun sequence, a single window of DNA contains:
- the LOC140944567 gene encoding carbohydrate sulfotransferase 1-like produces the protein MAFFRSLQFPRTGVITTKPRSDSFTPSSILEFSTSKRVNVIIVLEPRSGSSFLGQIFNQHPNVFYLFEPLRAVTVVTNEDLYLNLPSENYHRLALKLLFEILNCRFRSSVYLDHFNSFLRSSSKALSSFPLCHQGEATHALTARKNCAPFIGTTMEEVCKFQYSFSVVKILLHRVPNQSIASLLSMCANTKPEPCKVIHLVRDPRALILFQMKLNFMRRSTLKNGKLQTQDILKHTQRICNRIHHNLLEIKNLSADLRHLYKVLRYEDLVLDLENTTSNLFKFAKIPVKMEISDLIKINTKASSVPYPRKPFSPYSTHRNASTLVDNWKRELSGNDKHFIERYCMSVMKILGYLPSKEIP, from the coding sequence ATGGCTTTCTTTAGAAGTCTTCAGTTCCCACGAACGGGCGTCATAACGACTAAACCCCGCAGTGATTCATTTACACCTTCGTCAATATTAGAATTTTCCACCAGCAAAAGAGTCAATGTTATAATTGTTTTAGAGCCTCGATCTGGTTCGTCATTTTTGGGTCAGATTTTTAATCAACATCCAAACGTTTTCTATCTATTTGAACCTCTGCGTGCTGTTACCGTGGTAACAAATGAAGATCTCTACTTGAACCTTCCATCGGAAAATTACCATCGACTGGCACTGAAATTactgtttgaaattttaaattgcAGGTTCCGCTCTTCAGTTTATCTTGATCATTTCAACTCTTTTCTTCGTTCTTCTAGCAAGGCGCTTTCTTCCTTTCCTTTATGTCACCAGGGAGAAGCAACTCATGCCCTTACTGCAAGAAAGAACTGCGCGCCGTTTATTGGAACTACGATGGAGGAAGTTTGTAAATTTCAGTACTCCTTCAGCGTTGTCAAGATCTTGTTGCACAGGGTTCCCAACCAAAGCATCGCATCGTTGCTATCAATGTGCGCTAATACGAAGCCAGAGCCGTGCAAAGTTATTCACCTAGTGAGAGACCCACGGGCCTTGATATTATTCCAGATGAAGTTAAATTTCATGCGGAGAAGCACGCTCAAAAATGGAAAGCTTCAAACACAGGACATTCTAAAGCATACTCAAAGAATATGTAACCGTATTCACCATAATCTTCTTGAAATCAAAAACCTTTCAGCTGACTTACGTCACCTTTACAAGGTACTTAGATACGAAGATCTGGTTTTAGATTTAGAAAACACAACAAGCAATCTATTCAAGTTTGCGAAAATTCCAGTGAAGATGGAAATCTCAGACTTGATCAAGATAAACACAAAAGCTAGCAGTGTTCCATACCCAAGAAAACCTTTTTCCCCGTATTCCACGCACAGAAATGCTTCCACTCTTGTTGATAACTGGAAGCGGGAACTTAGTGGCAACGATAAACATTTCATTGAGCGGTATTGTATGTCTGTAATGAAAATCTTAGGGTATTTGCCAAGCAAAGAAATCCCATGA